The stretch of DNA AGCGGCTCGGACACCGCGTGACCGCCGTCGAGGACGGCGTCGCGGCCGTCGAGGCCCTCGGCGCGCGCCGCTACGACGTCGTGCTGATGGACGTCCAGATGCCGCGCCTCGACGGCTTCGCGGCCACCGTCGCCCTGCGCGAGCGCGGCGACCGTACGCCGATCGTCGCGCTCACCGCGCACGCGATGAAGGGCGACGCGGAGCGCTGCCTGGCCGCCGGCATGGACGCGTACGTCGCGAAGCCGCTGCGCGCCGGCGAGCTGCTCGCGACCATGGAGCGCGTCGTCGCCGAGGCCGAGAGCCGCGGCGCGGCGGTCGCCGACTCGGCCTGACGCGGCGCCTAGGCGCCTTGCTTGCCGCCGTCGCAGCAGGTCTCGACGACCGCGCGGCAGCGCTCGCAGACGAGCTTGCCGCGCATCGCGACGACGCGCCCGTCGCATACCGGGCACGCCTCGCGGCATGTCGCCCCCGCCTCCACCGCCCGCTGCATCGGACGCGGGTAGCATCTCGGCGCACGGCTTGCCAGGACGCGCCGGTACGGCATGGTCGGCGCGAGGAGGAGCGGAGCCATGGCGCGCGCGATCTGGAAGGACACGGTGCTGGCCGAGAGCGACCGCTGCGAGCTGGTCGAGGGCAACCACTACTTCCCGCCGGACGCGGTCCGGCGCGATCTGCTGCGCCCGAGCGCGACGCACACCACCTGCGGCTGGAAGGGCGAGGCGAGCTACTACGACGTCGTGGTCGCCGGCGAGACGAACCCCGACGCCGCTTGGTACTATCCGGCGCCGAAGGCGGCGGCGGCGAACATCCGCGACTACGTCGCGTTCTGGCGCGGCGTGCGCGTCGAGCCCTGAGCGCCGCCACGCGGCGGGCACGAAATGGCAAGATCGCCCGGGTGCCCGCTGCTATGCAGGGCCGGCCCGCCCGCGCCCGATGCCCAGCCACCCGCACGACGACCACGAGACGAGCCGCTCGCGCCGCGCCCTGCACGCGATGCGGTCGCAGATCCAGCCGGGGTCGTTCCCACTCCTGCTGGCCGCGATCGGCACGCTCTACGTCCTCAACGGCCTCGCCGCCTCCTCGGAGCTGGCCGAGGGGCTGCTGCTCGCCGCTCACGTCGCGGTGTTGGTCGCGAGCATCTACGCCCTCAGCGCGCGTCGCGAGACGCTGGCGGTGGCGGTCATGATGGGCGTCGTCGCGCTGGCGTTCGAGCTGCGCGTGCTGGGGGTGGGGTACGTGCCCCACCGCCTGGGAGAGGACGTCGTCTCGATCGCGTTCCTGCTCTGGATCCTCGTCGTGGTCCTGCGCGAGGTCGTGCGCCCGACGACGGCGGAGCGCGACGCGGTGCTGGGGGCGCTGTGCGGATTCCTCATGATCCTCACGATCTTCACGCGCGTGCACGCGCTGCTCGAGGTCCTCGTGCCGGGGTCGTATCAAGGCGTCGCGCTCGGCGGCGTCCCGGCGCGTCCGGGCGTCGTCCTGTCGACCTTCCAGTACTTCAGCACGGTGACGCTCACCACGACGGGCTTCGGCGACATCGTGCCGGTGAGCGTGCCGGCGCGGCTCGTGACCGGCCTCGAGGCCATCGTCGGGCAGCTCTATCTGGCGGTCGTGGTCGCGAGCCTGGTCGGACGCGCGGTGGGGCGGCGGGGCCAGTGAGCGGCCGATGCGCCGCGCGGGTCGCGGCGCGCGGCCGGGCCGGTCTTGCGTTCCGTGCCGGAGCACGCTCGGCTGGCCTGCGTGAAGCGGCTCCTCATCGTGTTCCACTCGCAGGGCGGCAGCACGCAGGCGCTGGCCGAGGCCGCCCTCCGCGGCGCGCGCCGCGAGGAGGGCGTGGAGACGGTCCTGCGGCGCGCCTTCGACGCCGGCCTCGACGATCTCGTCGGCGCCGGCGCGATCCTCGTCGTGACCCCCGAGAACCTCGGCTACATGGCCGGGGCCATCAAGGACTTCTTCGACCGCACCTTCTACCCGGCCCAGGGACGGGTCGACGGCACGGCCTACGCCGTCCTCGTGAAGGCGGGCAACGACGGGAGCAACACCGCGGTGCAGGTCGCGCGCATCGCCCGCGGCTACAAGTGGCGCCAGGTCGCCGAGCCGCTCATCGTCCGCGGGGACGCCGGTCCGGCCGACGTGGCGGCGGCCGAGGACCTCGGCCACGCCCTCGCGGCGGGGCTGGCGCTCGGCATCTACTGAGGACGGCGCGGGTTTGCCCCGCGTCGCCTCCGTGCTAGGCGACGCCGCATGGGACTCCTCGATTTGTTCGGCGGCGGCGAGCCGGGCATCAAGCCGGGCGACGCGGCGCCCGAGTTCGCGCTCCCCGACGGTGCGGGTGCGACGGTGCGGCTCTCCGACTTCCGCGGCCGCAAGCCCGTCGTCCTCTATTTCTATCCGAAGGACGACACCCCGGGCTGCACGAAGGAGGCGTGCGCCTTCCGCGACCAGTACGAGGACTTCACCGCCGCGGGCGCCGAGGTGATCGGCGTCAGCTCCGACGACGCCAACGCGCACACCCGCTTCGCGGAGAAGTACAAGCTGCCGTTCCGGCTGCTCACCGACCGCGGCGGCCAGGTGCGCAAGGCGTACGGCGTGCCCGCGACGCTCGGCCTGCTGCCCGGCCGCGTCACCTTCGTCATCGATCGCGACGGCGTCGTGCGCCACGTCTTCAACTCGCAGCTGCGCGCCACCCAGCACGTCCCGGAAGCGCTCGCCGCGCTGAGGCGCCTGTGAAGCTCGCCACCTTCAGCCACGACGGGCGCACGCGTCTCGGCGTCGCCGTCGGCGAGGAGCTGGTCGACCTGGCGGCCGCCGCGCCCGCGCTGCCGCAGGAGATGTGCGCGTTCCTGGCGGCGGGGGCGCCGGCGCTCGACGCCGCCCGCGCCGCGGCCGAGCGCGCCGGCGCACGTCTGCCGCTCGCCGACGTCCACCTGCATGCGCCGGTGCTGCGCCCGCCGGAGTTCCTGGCGATCGGCCTCAACTACGCCGATCACATCGCCGAGGCGGGGCTCGAGCGTCCGAAGTTCCCGCTCTTCTTCAACAAGCAGTCGTCCTGCGTCACCGGCCCGTACGCTCCGATCCACCTGCCGCGGGTCTCGTCGAAGCTCGACTTCGAGGCCGAGCTGGCGTTCGTCATCGGCCGCCGCTGCCGGCACGTGCCGGTCGAGCGGGCGCACGAGGTGATCGCGGGCTACACCGTCGCCGACGACGTCAGCGTGCGCGACTGGCAGTTCAAGGCGCCGACGTGGACGCTCGGGAAGTCGTTCGACACCCACGGACTGCTCGGCCCGTTCCTGGTCACGCCCGACGAGGTCGGCGACCCGCACGCGCTCGAGATCACGACCTGGGTCAACGAGGAGCGCCGCCAGCACTCGAACACGCGCGAGTTCATCTTCACCTGCTTCGACATGGTGGCGACGCTCTCGACGGTCTGCACGCTCGAGCCCGGCACGGTGATCTCGACCGGCACGCCCGCGGGCGTGGGCGGGCCGCAGAAGCGTTATCTCGCGGCCGGCGACGTCGTGCGCATCGCCATCGAGAAGCTCGGTCACATCGAGAACCGCGTCATCGACGAGCCGGCCGACACCGCGATCTGGTAGCGGGACGGCCGGCTGGTCGGCTATCCCGCGGGCGTGTAGACCGAGCGGTGCGCCATGCGGCTCGCCGTCAAGGTCTTCTTCGCCGCGTCGGTCGCGGTCCTGCTGCTCGGCGGCGTGGCGACCTGGTGCCTCACCGTCGTGAATCGGCTGGTGATCGCGAACCAGGCCATCGCCACCCGCACGGTGCCGGCGATGCGGCTCGAGTCGCGGCTCGAGGAGGGCGTGCAGAGCCTGATCCGCGCGCAGCGGCGCGCCGCCGTCCTCGACGATCCCGGATACACGACCCTGCGCGATCGCCGGCTGGCCGACGTCGAGGCCGAGATCGATCGGCTCGGGCCCTTCCTGCTGACGGAGCGGGAGCGGCGTCTCCTGCGCAAGTCCGATCGCGGCGTGGCCCGGTTCCGCGAGGCGCTCGCCGCGCAGGCGTCGGCGGAGGTGGGACCGCCGCCCGCGCGGGCGGACCCGGCCGTCGACGCCGCGGCCGCGTGGGCCGTCCTGCGCCCGCTCCTCGCCGTCGAGCGCACCCTGCACGAGCTCTCCGTCGCGACCTTCGCCGCGGCCGACCGCTGGCGGCGGCGCACCGCCCGGCTCGAGAGCCGTACCTGGACGACGATCGCCGTCGCGCTCCCCGCGAGCCTCCTCGTGGCACTGCTCAGCGCGGCCATCCTCGCGCTGCGAATGGGCGCGGCCCTGCGCCGGATCGCGCGCGCCAGCGACGAGGTGGCGGCGGGGACGTTCACCGGCCGACTGGGCGTGCGCTCGCGCGACGAGATCGGCGACCTCGCCCGTGCCTTCGAGCAGATGGCGACGCGGCTCGGTGACCTCGACCGGCTGAAGCAGGAGCTGTTCGCGCACATCTCGCACGAGCTGCGCACCCCGCTCACCGCCGTGCGCGAGGCGGTGCAGCTCCTGCGCGAGCGTGTGCCCGGGCCGCTGACGCCGCGCCAGGAGCGTCTCGTCGACATCGTCGGGGCCGCCACCGAGCGCATGCTGCGGCTCGTGAACCGTATCCTCGACCTCTCGCGCCTGCGCGCGGGCCTCGCACCGTTCGATCGGCGTGCGGTCGACGTCGGGCGTCTCGTCGAGCGTGCGGCCGGGGAGCTCCAGCCGCAAGCGGACGCCGCGGGTGTGCGGGTCCTCGCGCGCAGCGACGCGGACCTCGTGCTATACGGCGATCCGGAACGATTGCTGGAGGTGGTGACGAACCTGCTCGCCAATGCCGTCAAGGCGACGTCCGAGGGCGGCCTCGTCGAGGTGCTCGCGCGCGTCGCCGGGCAGGGCAGCGTCGAGATCGCGGTGCGCGACACCGGGGTCGGGATCGACGCCGAGGCGCTGCCGCGCATCTTCGATCCCTACGTGCAGGCGCCCGGCGCGCAGGGCGGGACGGGCCTCGGGCTGGCGATCGCGAAGAGCGTGGTCGAGGCGCACGGCGGCGCGATCACGGCGGCGTCGGCGCCGGGCGCCGGCAGCTGCTTCACGGTCCGCCTGCCGCGCGACGGGAGGCCGGCGTGAGACGGCTCGGCACGGTCCTCCTCGGCATCGCGCTCTTCGCCAGCGCATGCCCGCGGCCGCCGGCGGCGCCGCCCGCCCCGCCGAGCCCGCCCCCGCCGTCCGAGGCCGAGCGCGCGCTCGGTGCCGCCCGCGCCGCGCTCGCCTCCGACGACGACCGCCAGGCGCTGCGCAAGCTCGCCGCGGTCGTCGACGGATGGCCGGAGGCACCCGCAGCGGCCGAGGCGCTCTGGCTGATCGGCGTGCTGCGCGTCGACCCGCAGAGCCGGGTGCGCGACCTGCGCGCGGCGCGGGCGGTGTTCGCGCGGCTCGCGGCGGAGTATCCCGAGAGCCCCGAGGCGGCCGCGGCGCGCGGTTTCGTGGCCGTGCTGCGCGACCGCGAGCGCTGCGACGAGGACGTCGCCGCGCTGCGCGCGGAGACGGCGCGGCTGCGCGAGACGGTCGACGCCATGCGCCGCCTCGATCTCGAGCTGGAGCGACGGCCATGAGCGCGCGGCGCGTCCTCGTGGTCGACGACGATCCGCATATCCTCGAGGTGCTGGGGATGCGCCTCGAATCGATGGGCCTCGACGTCACCGCGGTCGGCGATCCCGCGGCGGCGGTGCCGCTCCTCGCTGCGGCGCCGTTCGACCTCGCGCTCTTCGACCTCCGCATGGATCCGATCGACGGCCTCGCCCTGATGCGCGAGGCGCACGGGCGCCAGCCGGGCCTGCCCGTCCTCATCATGACCGCGCACGCCACGATCGACGGCGCCGTACACGCGGTGAAGGAGGGGGCGTTCGACTACCTGACGAAGCCGTTCGTCACCGACGAGCTGCGGCGCAAGGTCGCGCACGCGCTCCGGCAGCGTCGCTGGGCCCGGGATCGCTCGCTCTTGCGCCGGCTCGGCGAGTCGCTGGCCTCGGCGAACCGTCCCGAGACCGTGCTGGAGGTGGTGGTCCAGGCGACGCGCGAGGCGACGGAGACGTCGCGGGCCTGCGTGTTCCTCGATGCCGGCGGCACGCCGAGCCTGCACGCGAGCGCGGGCGCGGCGCCGGTCGCGGACGCGGATCTGTACGCCGCCGCCGAGGCCGTGCAGGCCGGACGCGAGCCCGCCCCCGAGGCGGCGCACGCCGGCGTGGTCGCGGTCCCGCTGGTCGTCGACGGCAAGCGGCGAGGCGCGCTCGTGGTCGTGCGTCCGGCCGGGGTCGCGATGACGGGGGACGACCACGACGTGCTCGGGGTGTTCGCCGCCCAGGCCGCGGTGGCGATGAAGAGCGCCGACGAGCTGGCGCGCGCACGCAGCGGCGCCCTCACCGCGCTCGGCCGCGTGGCGACCCAGGTCGCGCACGAGATCAACAACCCGCTCGGCGGGATCAAGCTGTTCCTGGCCCTGCTCGGCAAGCGGCTCGGCGCCGCCGCCGACGAGCCGGGCCTCGATCTCGTCCGCAAGGCCGAGCGCGCCATCGACCGCCTGGCGCGCCTCGTGGTCGACATCACCGCCTTCGGTCGCTCGGCCGCCGTGCAGCGCGAGCCCACCCTCCCGAGCGAGCTCGTGCACGACTGCCTCGCCCTGGCGCACGACCGCGTGACGGAGCGCCAGGTGAACGTCGTCCTGGCGCTCGACGATGGGGCGGAGCGTTTCCCGCTCGACCCGCGCGACGTCCAGCGCGCACTGCTGAACCTCGTCCTCAACGCCCTCGACGCGATGCAGCCCGGCGGCACGCTCACGCTGCGCAGTGCGCGCTGCGCCGACGGCGCCCTGATGCTGCTGGTCGAGGACACCGGCCACGGCTTCGAGCCCGAGACCCAGGCACGCGCCTTCGACCTCTTCTTCACGACGAAGAGCGAAGGTACCGGCCTCGGCATGTCCATCGTGCGCTCGGTCGCCGAGCGGCACGGCGGGCGCGTGGAGATCGACAGCGCCCCGGGGCGAGGGACGCGCGTGACGCTCGTCCTCGCCCCGGGCTGACCGCCGCGCGTCTAGCGGCTCTGCGCCGTCTGGCGCTCGGCGGTGGTCGCGCCGCGCAGGTTCTCGGCGGCGAAGTCCCAGTTGAGCAGGTGGTCGATGGCCGCCTGCACGTAGCGGTCGCGCTCGTTCTGGTAGTCGAGGTAGTAGGCGTGCTCCCACACGTCGATGGTGAGGAGCGGGATCTGGTCGTGCGCGATCGGCGTGTCGGCGTCGTGCGTGGTGCTGACGGAGAGGCGTCCGCCGCGGTCGGCCACGAGCCAGGCCCAACCGGAGCCGAAGTGGCCGATGGCCGCCTCGCGCAGCTTCGTGCGGAAGCTCTCGACCGTGCCGAAGCCGGTCTCGATGGCCGCGCGCAGCTCGCCGCGCGGCGGCTCGGCCGGCGCGTTCGGCTGGAGGCTCTTCCAGTAGAACGCGTGGTTCCACGCCTGGGCCGCGTTGTTGAAGACGCCGTTCGAGCTGGTGCGAACGATCGTCTCGAGGTCCTGACGCGCCTTGGGCGTCTGTCCGATCGCCTTCTCGAGCTTGGTGAGGTAGCCGCGATGATGCTTGCCGTGGTGGAGCTTGATGGTGGTGGCCGAGATGTGCGGCTCGAGGGCGTCGGGGTTCCAGGGGAGCGGGGGAAGATCGAACGTCATGGCCTCACACTAGAGCAATCGACGTGCCCTTCGAAGACGTCTGCCGCGGGCGCGTTCGACGCCGCAGCGGGGCGAACGGCCACGGGGCACGACGGAGTCATTCGTCGGCGGGGTTGCCGCCGGTCGCCGAGCCGTCGGCACGCATGGCGCCGCGCAGCGCCGCGGAGACGACGTCGGTGACCACGAGCCGGCCTGCGGTGGCGAAGAGCACGCCCACGAGCCGCGGCGTCAGGCCGCCGCCGAGGAGCCAGCCGGCGGCGCCGACGACCCCGACCGTCTCCCAGGGGTTCGCGCGCACCTGGCGTCGCAGCCAGGCGATGCCCTCGGCCGCGGCCGTCTCGATCTCCTCGACGGTGCGATCGCGGTCGACGCGGCCGCGGCGCGGGTGCGTCGCGACGGATGGGGGATGGCTGCCCGTCCCGGCACGGGACGCCGAGGCCACGTCAGCGCCGCGGCGCCGCGAGGCGCGCCAGGACGTAGCCGCCGGCGAGCGCGGCGAGGAGGCAGGTGAGCGGCCGCTCCTGGATCAGCGAGCGCGCGCGGTCCTCGAAGGTCGTGAGCTCGCCGCGCAGGCGCTCGAGCTGCTCGGCCGCCTGGTCGAGGCCGTTCTGGAGGGTCTCGGTGGTGTCGTCGATGTTCATGGGCGCGTTCCTTCTGGTTGCGAACGGGAAGGGATCAACGGCGCGGGCGGCCGAGCCAGGCGCCGAGCAGCAGTGCCCCGACCAGCCAGGGCACCGGCCGCTCGCGAACGGCGTCGCGGACGTCGACACGGGCGCGTGCGGCGCGCTCGAGGTCGTGCAGCGCCGTGCGCAGCTCGTCGCGGTGCTCCGCGACCCGGTGCTCGAGGACGGCGCGTTCCTCCGGCGTGGCCATGGCTCAGCTTCCGAGCAGCCGGCGACTACCGATCCAGGCGACCACGGCGCCGGCGGCGAGAGTGGTCGTCGCCAGCAGCCCCAGACTCGCGGCCGGGTGCATCCACTGGGAGAGGAGGATGTGCAGGCCGCAGAGCGCCGCCACCCACCCCGAGATCATGACCAGGAGCCCGAGCAGGACGAGG from bacterium encodes:
- a CDS encoding DUF427 domain-containing protein; translated protein: MARAIWKDTVLAESDRCELVEGNHYFPPDAVRRDLLRPSATHTTCGWKGEASYYDVVVAGETNPDAAWYYPAPKAAAANIRDYVAFWRGVRVEP
- a CDS encoding two pore domain potassium channel family protein → MPSHPHDDHETSRSRRALHAMRSQIQPGSFPLLLAAIGTLYVLNGLAASSELAEGLLLAAHVAVLVASIYALSARRETLAVAVMMGVVALAFELRVLGVGYVPHRLGEDVVSIAFLLWILVVVLREVVRPTTAERDAVLGALCGFLMILTIFTRVHALLEVLVPGSYQGVALGGVPARPGVVLSTFQYFSTVTLTTTGFGDIVPVSVPARLVTGLEAIVGQLYLAVVVASLVGRAVGRRGQ
- a CDS encoding flavodoxin family protein, which gives rise to MACVKRLLIVFHSQGGSTQALAEAALRGARREEGVETVLRRAFDAGLDDLVGAGAILVVTPENLGYMAGAIKDFFDRTFYPAQGRVDGTAYAVLVKAGNDGSNTAVQVARIARGYKWRQVAEPLIVRGDAGPADVAAAEDLGHALAAGLALGIY
- a CDS encoding peroxiredoxin; this translates as MGLLDLFGGGEPGIKPGDAAPEFALPDGAGATVRLSDFRGRKPVVLYFYPKDDTPGCTKEACAFRDQYEDFTAAGAEVIGVSSDDANAHTRFAEKYKLPFRLLTDRGGQVRKAYGVPATLGLLPGRVTFVIDRDGVVRHVFNSQLRATQHVPEALAALRRL
- a CDS encoding fumarylacetoacetate hydrolase family protein, with product MKLATFSHDGRTRLGVAVGEELVDLAAAAPALPQEMCAFLAAGAPALDAARAAAERAGARLPLADVHLHAPVLRPPEFLAIGLNYADHIAEAGLERPKFPLFFNKQSSCVTGPYAPIHLPRVSSKLDFEAELAFVIGRRCRHVPVERAHEVIAGYTVADDVSVRDWQFKAPTWTLGKSFDTHGLLGPFLVTPDEVGDPHALEITTWVNEERRQHSNTREFIFTCFDMVATLSTVCTLEPGTVISTGTPAGVGGPQKRYLAAGDVVRIAIEKLGHIENRVIDEPADTAIW
- a CDS encoding HAMP domain-containing histidine kinase, coding for MRLAVKVFFAASVAVLLLGGVATWCLTVVNRLVIANQAIATRTVPAMRLESRLEEGVQSLIRAQRRAAVLDDPGYTTLRDRRLADVEAEIDRLGPFLLTERERRLLRKSDRGVARFREALAAQASAEVGPPPARADPAVDAAAAWAVLRPLLAVERTLHELSVATFAAADRWRRRTARLESRTWTTIAVALPASLLVALLSAAILALRMGAALRRIARASDEVAAGTFTGRLGVRSRDEIGDLARAFEQMATRLGDLDRLKQELFAHISHELRTPLTAVREAVQLLRERVPGPLTPRQERLVDIVGAATERMLRLVNRILDLSRLRAGLAPFDRRAVDVGRLVERAAGELQPQADAAGVRVLARSDADLVLYGDPERLLEVVTNLLANAVKATSEGGLVEVLARVAGQGSVEIAVRDTGVGIDAEALPRIFDPYVQAPGAQGGTGLGLAIAKSVVEAHGGAITAASAPGAGSCFTVRLPRDGRPA
- a CDS encoding response regulator, with translation MSARRVLVVDDDPHILEVLGMRLESMGLDVTAVGDPAAAVPLLAAAPFDLALFDLRMDPIDGLALMREAHGRQPGLPVLIMTAHATIDGAVHAVKEGAFDYLTKPFVTDELRRKVAHALRQRRWARDRSLLRRLGESLASANRPETVLEVVVQATREATETSRACVFLDAGGTPSLHASAGAAPVADADLYAAAEAVQAGREPAPEAAHAGVVAVPLVVDGKRRGALVVVRPAGVAMTGDDHDVLGVFAAQAAVAMKSADELARARSGALTALGRVATQVAHEINNPLGGIKLFLALLGKRLGAAADEPGLDLVRKAERAIDRLARLVVDITAFGRSAAVQREPTLPSELVHDCLALAHDRVTERQVNVVLALDDGAERFPLDPRDVQRALLNLVLNALDAMQPGGTLTLRSARCADGALMLLVEDTGHGFEPETQARAFDLFFTTKSEGTGLGMSIVRSVAERHGGRVEIDSAPGRGTRVTLVLAPG
- a CDS encoding superoxide dismutase, with the translated sequence MTFDLPPLPWNPDALEPHISATTIKLHHGKHHRGYLTKLEKAIGQTPKARQDLETIVRTSSNGVFNNAAQAWNHAFYWKSLQPNAPAEPPRGELRAAIETGFGTVESFRTKLREAAIGHFGSGWAWLVADRGGRLSVSTTHDADTPIAHDQIPLLTIDVWEHAYYLDYQNERDRYVQAAIDHLLNWDFAAENLRGATTAERQTAQSR
- a CDS encoding phage holin family protein, with protein sequence MATARALRTSEPAPSVAESFDRLVDAAQGLATDQVGLIRLEIEATLVRLSAGALLVLLGLLVMISGWVAALCGLHILLSQWMHPAASLGLLATTTLAAGAVVAWIGSRRLLGS